A single Fodinicurvata sp. EGI_FJ10296 DNA region contains:
- a CDS encoding DNA topoisomerase IV subunit A, which yields MNDGAPGSDGDDPGDGRIVPIGFAKALGDRYLSYALSTITARSLPDVRDGLKPVHRRLLYAMRQLKLDPATAPKKCARVVGDVIGQYHPHGDQSVYEALVRLAQPFSVRYPLVDGQGNFGNIDGDNAAAMRYTEARLTAFAQALLDGIDEDAVDFRPTYDEEGREPLVLPASVPNLLANGAQGIAVGMATNIPPHNVGELCAALTLLIDRSDVAGAGRPEQPPANNDDPNVDPEAVPAEGEGEEPGAPPPSLPANPGLPMTADPVTVGELAALMPGPDFPTGGELVETAETITETYRTGRGSLRLRARWSVEKTGQGTYIIVVYEIPYQVPKAKLIEKIADLINGRHLPLLNDVRDESADDVRLVLEPKSRNVDPDVLMEHLYRKTDLETRFGVNLNVLDAHGVPRIMGIKEALQAFLVHRHTVLVRRSRHRLAKILDRLAVLDGYLIAFLNLDEVIRIIREEDDAKAGLIAAFALTDMQAEAILNMRLRALRKLEEIEIRREHDKLSAERAELEALLAEGALRWQRIRDELADIRTRFGSETELGRRRTVIGSAPTGTTVPIEAFIEREPITVFLSTQGWIRSVKGHQADPTEVKYKEGDSERFVLRCQTTDKVQIMASTGRFYSIAADKLPRGRGFGEPLRLSVDMPNDSEVVTVFVYDPEVKLIVAADDGRGFIVSQSETLAQTKAGRQVLSPGKGATAMVCKPVSGDMIALLGTNHKLLVFSLSEVPEMAKGRGVILQKYKEGKLLDLKTFNDAEGLKWGRRTLAGQDLLGYRGARAGAGRLRPKGFSSVNGFN from the coding sequence ATGAATGACGGAGCACCCGGAAGCGACGGCGACGATCCCGGCGACGGACGAATCGTCCCGATCGGATTCGCCAAGGCCCTCGGTGACCGGTATCTGAGTTACGCGCTGTCGACCATCACCGCCAGGTCGCTGCCGGATGTGCGCGACGGCCTCAAGCCGGTGCATCGGCGACTGCTTTATGCCATGCGTCAGCTGAAGCTGGATCCGGCGACGGCACCCAAGAAATGCGCCCGCGTCGTCGGCGACGTGATCGGCCAATACCATCCCCATGGCGATCAATCCGTCTATGAAGCTCTTGTCCGCCTGGCGCAGCCATTTTCGGTCCGGTACCCGCTGGTCGATGGCCAGGGCAATTTCGGCAACATCGACGGCGATAATGCCGCCGCCATGCGGTATACGGAGGCCCGGCTGACCGCGTTCGCGCAGGCGCTGCTCGATGGAATCGACGAGGACGCGGTCGACTTCCGACCGACATACGACGAGGAAGGCCGGGAGCCGCTCGTTCTGCCGGCCAGTGTCCCCAATCTGCTGGCGAACGGCGCGCAGGGAATTGCGGTCGGCATGGCCACGAACATTCCCCCGCACAATGTCGGCGAGCTATGCGCGGCCCTGACGCTGCTTATCGACCGTTCCGACGTAGCGGGAGCCGGACGTCCGGAGCAGCCGCCGGCGAACAATGACGATCCCAACGTCGATCCTGAGGCGGTGCCGGCTGAAGGCGAGGGCGAGGAGCCTGGAGCCCCGCCGCCGTCGCTGCCGGCCAATCCCGGCCTGCCCATGACGGCGGATCCCGTGACCGTGGGCGAGTTGGCCGCCCTGATGCCGGGGCCCGATTTTCCGACCGGCGGCGAACTGGTCGAGACAGCCGAGACCATAACCGAGACCTATCGGACGGGGCGCGGCTCGTTGCGGCTGCGGGCGCGATGGTCCGTCGAGAAGACAGGGCAGGGCACCTATATCATCGTCGTCTACGAGATCCCCTATCAGGTGCCCAAGGCCAAACTGATCGAGAAGATCGCCGACCTGATAAACGGCCGTCACTTGCCGCTTCTCAACGACGTCCGGGACGAATCGGCCGACGACGTTCGGCTGGTGCTCGAACCGAAAAGCCGAAACGTCGACCCCGACGTGCTCATGGAACATCTGTACCGCAAGACAGATCTGGAGACGCGATTCGGCGTCAACCTGAACGTTCTCGATGCGCATGGCGTCCCCCGCATCATGGGCATCAAGGAGGCGCTGCAGGCTTTCCTGGTTCACCGCCACACCGTCCTCGTGCGACGCAGCCGCCATCGGTTGGCCAAGATCCTCGACCGACTTGCCGTGCTGGACGGCTATTTGATCGCCTTTCTCAATCTCGATGAGGTCATCCGGATCATCCGGGAGGAAGACGACGCAAAGGCCGGGCTGATTGCCGCGTTCGCACTGACGGATATGCAGGCCGAAGCGATCCTGAACATGCGCCTGCGGGCATTGCGAAAGCTTGAGGAAATCGAGATCAGGCGCGAGCACGACAAACTGTCGGCTGAACGCGCCGAACTTGAGGCGCTCCTTGCCGAGGGAGCATTGCGCTGGCAGCGCATCCGCGACGAGTTGGCGGATATTCGAACGCGTTTCGGATCCGAGACCGAGCTCGGGCGACGCAGAACGGTCATCGGCTCGGCCCCGACCGGTACGACCGTGCCGATCGAGGCCTTCATCGAGCGGGAACCGATCACGGTATTCCTGTCGACGCAGGGCTGGATCCGGTCGGTAAAGGGGCACCAGGCCGACCCGACCGAGGTCAAGTACAAGGAAGGCGATAGCGAACGATTCGTTCTGCGCTGCCAGACGACCGACAAGGTGCAGATCATGGCGTCGACCGGTCGCTTCTATTCGATAGCGGCCGACAAGCTACCGCGCGGCCGAGGCTTTGGCGAGCCCTTGCGCCTGAGTGTCGATATGCCGAACGACTCGGAAGTCGTCACGGTCTTCGTATACGATCCGGAAGTGAAGCTGATCGTCGCGGCGGATGACGGCCGGGGATTCATCGTCTCGCAGTCCGAAACCCTCGCGCAGACCAAGGCTGGGCGGCAGGTGCTTTCTCCGGGGAAAGGTGCCACCGCCATGGTATGTAAGCCCGTGTCCGGCGATATGATCGCGCTTTTGGGCACGAACCATAAACTGCTCGTGTTTTCGCTGTCCGAGGTGCCCGAAATGGCCAAGGGGCGGGGCGTGATTCTTCAGAAGTACAAAGAAGGCAAGCTGCTGGATTTGAAAACATTCAATGACGCAGAGGGTTTGAAATGGGGGCGGCGCACCCTGGCGGGGCAGGATTTGCTCGGCTATCGCGGTGCCCGTGCAGGTGCCGGCCGATTGCGGCCCAAAGGCTTTTCGTCGGTAAACGGGTTCAACTAA
- a CDS encoding arginyltransferase: MSNIRNLQRSIQFFHRSGPMGCPYLEGRVERKLFTRLPADPVVAQRLNADLSKAGFRRSHDILYKPICDRCSACVPVRIPVRRFQATRSIRRIQRANVDLVVSACAPIAGEEDFSLFRRYQKARHPDSDMAHMSESDYQAMVEEGSAGTVVFQFRQKGGAKDGTLAGVMISDRLDDGYSAVYSFFEADGTREGLGTMMIVALIEQARDEGLDNVYLGYWIEQSRKMAYKVRFKPVEYLTSDGWREQNS; this comes from the coding sequence ATGTCGAATATCCGCAATCTACAACGGTCGATACAGTTTTTCCACCGCTCCGGTCCGATGGGATGCCCGTATCTCGAAGGCCGGGTCGAACGGAAGCTGTTCACGCGGCTTCCCGCTGATCCCGTCGTAGCGCAACGGCTGAATGCCGACCTTTCGAAGGCCGGCTTCCGGCGCAGTCACGACATACTCTACAAACCGATCTGCGACCGATGCTCTGCCTGCGTTCCGGTTAGAATCCCCGTCCGCCGTTTTCAGGCGACCAGGTCAATTCGCCGGATCCAGCGGGCCAACGTCGATCTGGTGGTTTCCGCTTGCGCGCCCATTGCCGGCGAAGAAGATTTTTCACTCTTCCGCCGGTATCAGAAGGCGCGGCATCCCGATAGCGACATGGCGCATATGTCGGAGTCTGACTATCAGGCTATGGTCGAAGAAGGGAGCGCGGGCACGGTCGTCTTTCAGTTTCGACAGAAGGGCGGGGCAAAAGACGGCACTCTCGCTGGCGTGATGATCTCCGACCGTTTGGACGACGGATATTCCGCCGTCTACAGCTTCTTCGAAGCCGACGGAACGCGCGAGGGTCTGGGAACGATGATGATCGTAGCGTTGATCGAACAAGCCCGTGATGAAGGTCTGGACAATGTCTATCTTGGGTACTGGATCGAACAATCCCGGAAGATGGCCTACAAGGTGCGATTCAAACCGGTGGAATATCTGACGTCGGACGGCTGGCGCGAACAAAACTCATAG
- the recO gene encoding DNA repair protein RecO, whose translation MQWVDEGIILSAHPLGDSSLRAILMTRAHGRHAGLVRGRQARAACQPGTIVQAAWRARLADHLGTWTLEVTDAAAVSLMDDRNRLSALASACALVESLTAERDASLNIYEDLRSLIALLGGEAWDIAYVRWELALLEHAGYPLDLSRCAATGVTADLKYVSPRTGRAVSAEAGHAYADRLLPLPQFLAVPGLGGSPEEIHQGLMLTGTFLARMLAQQGGGGPVPARERFLARYRKAHAL comes from the coding sequence ATGCAATGGGTCGATGAGGGCATCATATTGTCGGCCCATCCATTGGGCGACAGCAGCTTGAGAGCGATCCTGATGACCCGCGCTCACGGTCGCCATGCGGGACTGGTGCGCGGGCGTCAGGCACGGGCTGCCTGCCAGCCCGGAACCATCGTGCAGGCTGCCTGGCGGGCCCGGCTGGCCGATCATCTGGGCACATGGACGCTGGAGGTCACCGACGCCGCAGCGGTCAGCCTGATGGATGACAGGAATCGGCTTTCCGCACTGGCATCAGCCTGCGCTCTGGTCGAATCGCTGACGGCGGAACGCGACGCGTCGCTGAACATCTACGAGGACCTCAGATCCCTGATCGCCTTGCTGGGCGGTGAGGCCTGGGACATCGCCTATGTGCGTTGGGAACTTGCACTTCTGGAGCATGCCGGATACCCCCTGGATCTGTCCCGCTGTGCGGCGACCGGCGTGACGGCCGATCTGAAATATGTCAGCCCCAGAACGGGGCGCGCGGTGTCGGCCGAGGCCGGGCATGCCTATGCCGATCGGCTTCTGCCCTTGCCGCAATTTCTGGCGGTCCCCGGCCTCGGTGGCTCTCCGGAGGAAATCCACCAGGGGCTGATGCTGACCGGGACCTTTCTTGCCCGTATGCTGGCTCAGCAGGGCGGAGGCGGCCCTGTTCCAGCGCGGGAGCGATTTTTGGCCCGATACAGGAAGGCCCATGCGCTATAA
- a CDS encoding alpha-E domain-containing protein, whose protein sequence is MTLLLSRYADAAFWLARYIERAENAARLIDVNETFAQDDSGNHNWASIIEINADMERFNALHDEVSSQSVLHFTILEETNPDSILNAVRNARRNARTLRPMISTEMWSHVNIFHGRVNRLTHADLELGRLNRLCSFVKESCQAHAGVVEGTLHRDEAWYFYQIGRHLERADQSTRLLDIKFHLLTSGDPASGDASESRQWNAVLRSAAGYHAFRRIHMRGMNPLDVATFLIHSPDFPRSVALNVTAMAELLTRLRSRFRLRRGTAAMERLDEIQAALLERTTSERIDFGLNDFLDWLQRQFSALTTDLGEAYFGYAPAAANQSQATQRSA, encoded by the coding sequence ATGACACTGCTGCTATCCCGCTACGCCGACGCCGCCTTCTGGCTCGCCCGCTACATCGAGCGCGCCGAAAATGCGGCAAGGCTGATCGACGTGAACGAAACCTTCGCACAAGACGATTCAGGCAATCACAACTGGGCGTCGATCATCGAGATCAACGCGGACATGGAAAGGTTCAACGCCCTCCATGACGAGGTATCGAGCCAGTCGGTCCTGCACTTCACGATCCTGGAAGAGACCAACCCCGATTCGATCCTGAATGCTGTTCGCAACGCGCGCCGCAATGCCCGGACTCTCCGGCCGATGATCAGCACGGAAATGTGGTCGCATGTGAACATATTCCATGGCCGCGTCAACCGTCTGACGCATGCCGATCTGGAACTGGGTCGGCTCAATCGGCTCTGCTCTTTCGTCAAGGAAAGCTGCCAGGCTCATGCCGGTGTCGTCGAAGGCACCCTGCACCGGGACGAGGCCTGGTATTTCTATCAGATCGGGAGGCACCTGGAGCGTGCCGATCAGAGCACGCGCCTGCTCGACATCAAATTCCACCTCTTGACCAGCGGCGACCCTGCATCCGGCGATGCATCGGAAAGCCGGCAGTGGAACGCGGTGCTGCGCTCGGCGGCGGGTTACCACGCATTCCGCCGCATCCATATGCGCGGCATGAACCCGCTCGATGTCGCGACATTCCTCATCCACTCCCCGGACTTCCCGAGATCCGTGGCGCTGAATGTCACAGCCATGGCAGAGTTGCTAACACGTCTGCGGTCGCGGTTCAGATTGCGGCGCGGGACAGCTGCCATGGAGCGGCTGGACGAGATTCAGGCTGCGTTATTGGAGCGGACGACGAGCGAACGGATCGATTTCGGCCTGAACGATTTTCTCGACTGGCTTCAGCGGCAATTCTCTGCCTTGACGACCGATCTTGGCGAAGCCTATTTCGGATATGCGCCCGCTGCGGCGAATCAGAGCCAGGCCACGCAGCGATCAGCGTGA
- a CDS encoding circularly permuted type 2 ATP-grasp protein — MSHTEGRTPIPATVRERLCRFTIEDLRVRSEEASRELYNLGITFLVFSESGSEDRILPFDVVPRLIPSTEWTVLEAGVKQRVAAINCFLKDIYNDQKILKDGVVPADLVLGHKAYRKAMVGLSLPFDTYAHVAGVDIIRDQQGEFRVLEDNARVPSGVSYVVENRQMMQRILPELIDRLPVRPVDSYGLRLRSALSELAPGGVSEPSVVLLSPGSYNSAYFEHVFLAREMGVPLVEGNDLFVENDHVYMRTIEGPARVDAIYRRLDDDFLDPTVFRSDSLLGVPGLVAAYAKGNIAIANAIGTGVADDKAVYAYMPRIIKYFLDEEPIIQNVETNICREKDGLAYTLDNLESLVVKPVGEAGGYGITIGPQATRAQLDACRDSIKANPANYISQPVIGLSVCPTLTPDGMEPRHVDFRPFAVTGRDTWVLPGGLTRVALQKGRLIVNSSQGGGSKDTWVLG, encoded by the coding sequence TTGAGCCATACCGAAGGCCGCACGCCGATTCCTGCGACAGTCAGAGAACGGCTCTGCCGCTTCACGATCGAGGATCTTCGCGTCAGGTCCGAGGAAGCGTCGCGGGAACTTTATAATCTCGGCATTACCTTTCTGGTATTTTCCGAGAGTGGCAGCGAAGACCGGATCCTGCCATTCGATGTCGTCCCGCGACTGATACCAAGCACGGAATGGACCGTCCTGGAGGCTGGCGTCAAACAGCGTGTCGCCGCCATCAACTGCTTTCTGAAGGACATCTATAACGATCAGAAGATTCTGAAGGACGGCGTCGTGCCTGCCGATCTGGTGCTCGGTCATAAGGCCTATCGAAAGGCAATGGTCGGCTTGTCGCTTCCGTTTGACACTTATGCCCACGTCGCAGGCGTTGACATCATCCGTGATCAGCAGGGCGAATTCCGCGTTCTTGAAGACAACGCGCGGGTACCGTCGGGCGTTTCCTACGTCGTTGAAAACCGCCAGATGATGCAACGGATCCTGCCGGAATTGATTGACCGGCTGCCCGTCCGGCCCGTCGACAGCTATGGCCTTCGTCTTCGCAGTGCTCTGTCGGAACTGGCGCCCGGCGGCGTGTCGGAGCCGAGCGTCGTTCTGCTATCGCCTGGCAGTTACAACTCGGCCTATTTCGAGCACGTATTCCTGGCGCGCGAAATGGGTGTACCGCTGGTGGAAGGCAACGACCTGTTTGTCGAAAACGATCACGTCTATATGCGCACGATCGAAGGCCCCGCCCGTGTCGACGCCATTTATCGACGTCTCGATGACGATTTTCTCGATCCGACCGTGTTCCGAAGCGACAGTCTGCTGGGGGTTCCAGGTCTGGTGGCGGCCTATGCCAAGGGCAACATCGCTATCGCCAATGCCATCGGCACCGGCGTCGCGGACGACAAGGCGGTTTATGCCTATATGCCGCGGATCATCAAATATTTCCTCGATGAAGAGCCGATCATCCAGAATGTCGAGACGAATATCTGCCGGGAAAAGGACGGCCTTGCCTATACGCTGGACAACCTGGAATCACTGGTCGTCAAACCGGTCGGCGAGGCCGGCGGCTACGGGATCACGATCGGACCGCAAGCCACACGCGCGCAGCTCGACGCCTGCCGCGACTCCATAAAGGCGAACCCGGCGAATTACATCAGTCAGCCGGTAATCGGCCTGTCCGTCTGTCCGACCCTGACACCGGATGGCATGGAGCCCCGCCATGTCGATTTCCGGCCCTTCGCCGTGACGGGTCGGGATACCTGGGTGCTGCCTGGCGGCCTCACGCGCGTGGCGCTGCAGAAAGGCCGACTGATCGTCAATTCGTCCCAAGGGGGCGGCTCCAAGGACACGTGGGTACTAGGGTAG
- a CDS encoding flagellar motor protein MotB has protein sequence MASTDQPVIIIRKKRRKAAGGDGHGGSAWKVAYADFVTAMMAFFLLLWLLNVTTAEQKQGIADYFDPMAVSQGQSGSGGVLGGLTVSSPGNLSSPSSPFSMHESLPGRPEPADDSNTLDSGATDVVDEDSGDLSFPDLADYEDEVRRLEGRELTEQEVADFLAAREQAQFEQAEQMLRDAIEGVPELAELGENLMIDQTPEGLRIQIVDQDQYSMFPSGSADLLPRSRRLMEMVGQAIRGLPNDVSVRGHTDGTPFADGSQYDNWELSADRANASRRALVDSGMESQRVANVVGKADTDHLFPDEPEGAQNRRISIILLREAPLLQSSVSAEE, from the coding sequence GTGGCATCGACTGATCAGCCGGTCATCATCATCAGAAAGAAGAGACGAAAGGCCGCCGGCGGCGATGGTCACGGCGGTTCGGCGTGGAAGGTCGCCTATGCCGATTTCGTCACCGCCATGATGGCATTCTTTCTGCTGCTCTGGCTGCTGAATGTGACCACGGCCGAACAGAAGCAAGGAATCGCCGACTATTTCGACCCGATGGCGGTGTCACAGGGCCAGAGCGGCTCCGGCGGTGTTCTCGGCGGCCTGACCGTTTCAAGCCCGGGCAATCTGTCGTCACCGAGTTCGCCATTCTCCATGCACGAAAGCCTTCCGGGCCGGCCGGAACCGGCCGACGACAGCAATACCCTGGACAGTGGCGCGACGGATGTCGTGGACGAGGATTCCGGCGACCTTTCGTTTCCCGATCTCGCCGACTACGAAGACGAGGTTCGCCGGCTTGAGGGCCGCGAGCTTACCGAGCAGGAAGTGGCGGATTTCCTGGCCGCCCGTGAACAGGCGCAGTTCGAGCAGGCCGAGCAAATGCTTCGCGACGCCATCGAAGGCGTTCCGGAATTGGCGGAACTGGGTGAAAACCTTATGATCGATCAGACCCCTGAAGGGCTGCGAATTCAGATCGTGGACCAGGACCAGTATTCGATGTTCCCAAGTGGGAGTGCGGATCTGCTGCCCCGTTCGCGCCGACTGATGGAGATGGTCGGTCAGGCCATCCGGGGCCTGCCCAACGATGTTTCAGTCCGCGGCCATACCGACGGCACACCCTTCGCCGATGGATCACAGTACGACAACTGGGAGCTTTCTGCAGACCGCGCGAATGCCAGCCGACGGGCCCTGGTCGATTCGGGAATGGAAAGCCAGCGGGTCGCAAACGTCGTCGGGAAGGCCGACACCGATCACCTGTTTCCCGACGAACCCGAAGGAGCACAGAATCGCCGGATCTCGATCATACTTCTCCGCGAAGCGCCTCTCCTTCAGTCAAGCGTGTCGGCGGAGGAATGA